The following proteins come from a genomic window of Streptococcus oralis:
- a CDS encoding argininosuccinate synthase — MSKEKVILAYSGGLDTSVAITWLKKDYDVIAVCMDVGEGKDLEFIHDKALKVGAVESYVIDVKEEFANDYVLVALQAHAYYEQKYPLVSALSRPLISKKLVEIAHQTGATTIAHGCTGKGNDQVRFEVSIAALDPNLKVVAPVREWKWSREEEIQYAKENGVPVPADLDNPYSVDQNLWGRANECGVLENPWNQAPEEAFGITSSPEEAPDSPEFIDIEFSCGVPISLNGEKMKVADLIQKLNEIAGKHGVGRIDHVENRLVGIKSREIYECPGAVTLLAAHKEIEDLTLVREVAHFKPIIENELSNLIYNALWFSPATQALIAYIKETQKVVNGTAKVKLYKGNAQVVARKSPNSLYDENLATYTSADTFDQDAAVGFIKLWGLPTKVYSEVQKNVE; from the coding sequence ATGAGTAAGGAAAAAGTCATTTTAGCCTATTCAGGTGGATTGGATACATCAGTTGCTATTACATGGTTAAAAAAAGACTATGATGTGATTGCTGTTTGTATGGATGTGGGTGAAGGAAAAGATCTGGAATTCATCCACGATAAAGCTCTCAAGGTTGGGGCTGTTGAGTCTTATGTCATTGATGTTAAGGAAGAATTTGCTAATGACTATGTTTTAGTGGCCCTTCAGGCTCATGCCTACTATGAACAGAAGTATCCCTTGGTATCTGCTCTGAGTCGCCCTCTTATTTCAAAAAAACTAGTTGAGATAGCTCATCAGACGGGGGCAACCACAATTGCTCATGGTTGTACAGGTAAGGGAAACGACCAAGTTCGGTTTGAAGTCTCTATTGCGGCTTTGGATCCCAATTTAAAAGTAGTTGCGCCTGTTCGTGAGTGGAAATGGTCTCGTGAAGAAGAAATCCAATATGCCAAAGAAAACGGTGTTCCAGTTCCTGCTGACCTTGACAATCCTTACTCTGTCGATCAAAATCTTTGGGGACGTGCAAATGAATGTGGTGTCTTGGAAAACCCTTGGAACCAAGCGCCAGAAGAAGCATTTGGAATCACATCTTCGCCGGAAGAGGCACCAGACAGTCCAGAATTTATTGACATTGAGTTTAGCTGCGGGGTGCCCATCTCCCTCAATGGTGAGAAGATGAAAGTAGCGGATTTGATTCAAAAGCTAAATGAAATTGCGGGCAAACATGGTGTCGGTCGTATTGACCATGTGGAAAATCGCCTAGTCGGTATTAAGTCAAGAGAGATTTATGAGTGCCCAGGCGCTGTGACTTTATTGGCAGCTCATAAGGAGATTGAAGACTTGACTCTTGTGAGAGAAGTGGCTCATTTCAAACCTATTATCGAAAATGAGTTGTCCAATCTCATCTATAATGCTTTGTGGTTTAGCCCAGCAACTCAGGCTTTGATTGCCTATATCAAGGAGACACAGAAAGTTGTCAATGGAACTGCAAAAGTTAAACTCTATAAGGGGAACGCCCAGGTAGTGGCTCGGAAATCACCAAATTCTCTTTACGATGAAAATTTGGCGACTTATACTAGTGCGGATACTTTTGACCAAGATGCGGCTGTTGGATTTATCAAGCTTTGGGGGCTTCCGACTAAGGTTTATTCAGAAGTTCAGAAAAATGTTGAGTAG
- a CDS encoding ABC transporter substrate-binding protein encodes MNKVKKVLMTMFGLLMFPLLFACSNTQSQGVEAIKAKGKLVVALNPEFAPFEYQKLVDGKNQIVGSDVELAKAIAKELGVEVEFSPMSFDNVLASLDSGKADLAISGVSKTEERSQVYDFSIPYYTSKNKVIVRKSELTNYQSVKDLAQKKVGAQKGSIQETLAKETLQNASLVSLPKNGNLITDLKSGQLDAVIFEEPVAKGFVENNPDLAIAEFDFDNDKEDSYAVAMKKDSKELKEAVDKTIQKLKDSGELDKLIDDAFKASIEK; translated from the coding sequence ATGAATAAAGTGAAGAAGGTGTTGATGACGATGTTTGGTTTGCTTATGTTTCCCTTATTATTTGCTTGTAGTAACACTCAATCCCAAGGTGTTGAAGCCATTAAGGCTAAAGGAAAATTGGTGGTGGCCCTAAATCCAGAGTTTGCTCCATTTGAATACCAGAAATTGGTCGATGGGAAAAATCAGATTGTAGGTTCAGACGTTGAGCTAGCCAAAGCCATCGCAAAAGAACTAGGTGTAGAAGTGGAGTTCTCTCCAATGAGTTTTGACAATGTACTGGCTAGTCTTGATTCAGGAAAGGCAGATCTTGCCATATCAGGTGTTTCTAAAACGGAAGAGAGAAGTCAAGTTTACGATTTTTCAATTCCCTACTACACTTCGAAAAATAAGGTTATCGTAAGAAAATCTGAATTAACGAATTACCAATCAGTCAAGGATTTGGCTCAGAAAAAGGTTGGAGCGCAGAAAGGCTCTATCCAGGAAACTCTGGCCAAAGAAACCTTGCAGAATGCTTCTCTCGTTTCACTTCCTAAAAATGGAAATTTGATAACAGATTTGAAATCAGGGCAACTGGATGCAGTTATCTTTGAGGAACCAGTGGCGAAAGGCTTTGTAGAGAATAATCCAGACCTAGCCATCGCTGAGTTTGATTTTGACAATGACAAAGAAGATTCCTACGCTGTTGCGATGAAAAAAGACAGTAAAGAATTAAAAGAGGCGGTTGACAAAACCATCCAGAAGTTGAAGGATTCTGGGGAGTTGGACAAATTGATTGACGATGCTTTTAAAGCCTCTATCGAAAAATAG
- a CDS encoding LysM peptidoglycan-binding domain-containing protein — MSLTTKKIKTTIAGVATLLAFFAPSLASAQETVTYTVKSGDTLSEIAEKYNTTVEKLAAKNNIKDIHLIYVDQVLVIEGTASTVAPAATTEETAPVATETVEEAPAATTTYEAPAAPATPAPAAESNTAAASTVSGSEAEAKEWIAQKESGGSYTATNGRYIGRYQLTDSYLNGDYSAENQERVADAYVAGRYGSWTAAKNFWLNNGWY; from the coding sequence ATGTCATTAACAACTAAAAAAATTAAAACAACTATCGCAGGAGTAGCAACTTTGCTTGCTTTCTTTGCTCCATCACTTGCATCTGCCCAAGAAACTGTAACTTACACAGTTAAATCAGGTGATACTCTTTCAGAAATCGCTGAGAAGTACAACACAACTGTTGAAAAATTGGCAGCAAAAAACAACATCAAAGATATTCACCTTATCTATGTTGACCAAGTTTTGGTTATCGAAGGAACAGCTTCAACTGTAGCTCCAGCAGCAACAACGGAAGAAACAGCTCCAGTAGCTACAGAAACAGTTGAAGAAGCTCCAGCAGCAACAACAACTTATGAAGCGCCAGCTGCACCTGCAACTCCAGCTCCAGCAGCAGAAAGCAACACTGCAGCAGCTTCTACTGTAAGTGGTTCTGAAGCAGAAGCCAAAGAATGGATTGCTCAAAAAGAATCAGGCGGTAGCTACACTGCTACAAACGGACGTTACATCGGACGTTACCAATTGACAGATTCATACTTGAACGGTGACTACTCAGCTGAAAACCAAGAACGTGTAGCAGATGCCTACGTTGCAGGACGTTACGGTTCATGGACAGCTGCCAAGAACTTCTGGCTTAACAACGGTTGGTATTAA
- the sdaAB gene encoding L-serine ammonia-lyase, iron-sulfur-dependent subunit beta, with protein sequence MHSLRFQSVFDIIGPVMIGPSSSHTAGAVRIGKIVSSIFDDTPTEVEFQLFNSFAKTYRGHGTDLALVAGILGMDTDDPDIPNSLEIAHKRGIKIVWTIQKDSNAPHPNTTKITVKNEHKSISVTGISIGGGNIQVTELNGFAVSLNMNTPTIIIVHQDVPGMIAHVTEALSRFDINIAQMNVTREKAGEKAIMIIEVDSRSCEEAIEEIRKIPHLHNVNFFK encoded by the coding sequence ATGCACTCACTTCGTTTTCAATCTGTCTTTGACATTATCGGACCTGTCATGATTGGCCCATCAAGTAGCCACACAGCTGGAGCTGTTCGCATCGGGAAAATCGTCTCTTCCATCTTTGACGATACGCCGACAGAAGTCGAATTCCAATTATTTAATTCATTTGCCAAAACCTACCGTGGTCATGGAACCGACCTTGCTCTCGTCGCTGGTATATTAGGTATGGATACGGACGATCCCGATATTCCAAATAGCCTTGAGATTGCCCATAAACGTGGTATCAAGATTGTCTGGACCATTCAGAAAGATAGCAACGCTCCTCATCCTAACACCACTAAAATTACTGTGAAGAATGAACACAAATCCATCAGTGTGACAGGAATTTCCATCGGTGGAGGAAATATCCAAGTTACGGAGCTTAACGGCTTTGCTGTCTCTCTCAACATGAACACACCAACCATTATCATCGTGCATCAAGATGTTCCAGGTATGATTGCCCATGTTACTGAAGCCCTCTCTCGTTTCGATATCAACATCGCTCAGATGAATGTGACTCGAGAAAAAGCTGGAGAAAAAGCCATTATGATTATCGAAGTCGATAGTCGAAGTTGCGAAGAGGCGATTGAAGAAATCCGAAAAATCCCTCATCTCCACAATGTCAATTTCTTTAAGTAG
- the sdaAA gene encoding L-serine ammonia-lyase, iron-sulfur-dependent, subunit alpha, translating into MFYSIKELVEQADLDFQGNVAELMIATEYQLTGRERPEVLLLMERNLEVMKASVELGLSKNKSRSGLTGGDAAKLDRHLKSGKALSDFTILSAARNAIAVNEHNAKMGLVCATPTAGSAGCLPAVLTAAIQKLDLSHEEQLDFLFAAGAFGLVIANNASISGAEGGCQAEVGSASAMSAAALTLAAGGTPYQASQAIAFVIKNMLGLICDPVAGLVEVPCVKRNAMGASFAFIAADMALAGIESKIPVDEVIDAMYQVGSSLPTAFRETAEGGLAATPTGRRLQKEIFGE; encoded by the coding sequence ATGTTTTATTCTATCAAAGAATTGGTCGAGCAGGCGGATCTAGACTTCCAAGGAAATGTCGCAGAACTCATGATTGCGACAGAATATCAACTAACCGGTCGGGAACGGCCAGAAGTTCTCCTCCTCATGGAACGCAATCTAGAAGTCATGAAAGCCTCTGTCGAGCTCGGTCTCAGTAAAAATAAATCCCGTAGTGGCCTAACGGGTGGAGACGCGGCCAAACTAGACCGCCATCTCAAAAGTGGCAAGGCCTTGTCGGACTTTACCATCCTATCAGCAGCCCGTAATGCCATCGCGGTCAATGAACACAATGCGAAGATGGGCTTGGTCTGTGCCACTCCAACCGCAGGAAGTGCTGGCTGTCTGCCAGCCGTTCTCACTGCTGCTATCCAAAAACTTGACCTCAGCCACGAAGAACAGTTAGATTTCCTCTTTGCTGCTGGTGCCTTTGGATTGGTTATCGCAAACAATGCCTCTATCTCGGGTGCTGAAGGTGGCTGTCAGGCCGAAGTCGGCTCTGCCTCCGCCATGAGTGCCGCAGCCTTGACTTTGGCCGCAGGTGGAACGCCCTATCAGGCTAGCCAAGCCATCGCCTTTGTCATTAAAAATATGCTAGGTCTCATCTGTGACCCTGTTGCTGGTTTGGTTGAAGTTCCCTGTGTCAAACGAAATGCCATGGGAGCTAGCTTTGCCTTTATCGCGGCTGATATGGCCTTGGCAGGTATCGAATCTAAGATCCCTGTCGATGAAGTTATCGATGCCATGTACCAAGTCGGATCAAGTCTTCCAACTGCCTTTCGTGAAACGGCCGAGGGTGGACTCGCCGCCACACCTACTGGTCGCCGCCTACAAAAAGAAATCTTCGGAGAATAA
- a CDS encoding HAD-IA family hydrolase, with the protein MPSISAIFFDLDGTLVDSSIGIHNAFTHTFKELGVPSPDAKTIRGFMGPPLESSFATCLPKEQISEAVQIYRSYYKEKGIHEAQLFPRITELLQELSQNYPLYITTTKNTPTAHDMTKNLGIHHFFDGIYGSSPETPHKADVIRYALQTHQLPADQVLIIGDTKFDMIGAQETGIKKFAVTWGFGEEADLLSYQPDWIAHTIDDIIKQL; encoded by the coding sequence ATGCCCTCTATCTCAGCAATCTTTTTTGATCTAGACGGAACCCTGGTTGACAGTTCCATCGGGATCCACAATGCCTTTACCCATACCTTTAAAGAGCTAGGAGTTCCGAGTCCTGATGCCAAAACCATTCGTGGTTTCATGGGCCCGCCACTTGAAAGTAGCTTTGCGACCTGCCTTCCCAAGGAACAAATCTCGGAGGCCGTCCAGATATACCGCTCTTACTACAAGGAAAAAGGCATCCACGAAGCCCAACTCTTCCCCCGAATAACGGAATTGCTTCAAGAGCTTTCGCAAAACTACCCTCTCTACATCACTACAACAAAGAATACTCCTACTGCTCATGATATGACTAAAAATCTGGGAATCCATCATTTCTTTGATGGCATTTACGGCTCTAGTCCTGAAACGCCACACAAGGCGGATGTCATCCGTTACGCCTTGCAAACGCATCAACTCCCTGCGGACCAAGTCCTCATCATCGGGGATACCAAGTTTGATATGATTGGAGCCCAAGAAACTGGTATTAAAAAGTTTGCTGTTACTTGGGGATTTGGAGAAGAGGCTGATTTGCTCAGCTATCAACCTGACTGGATTGCCCATACCATTGATGATATCATTAAGCAACTATAA
- a CDS encoding nucleoside-diphosphate sugar epimerase/dehydratase — protein MNKKLTDYVIDLVEILNKQQKQVFWGVFDIISMVVSIIVSYILFYGLINPAPVDYVIYTGLAFLFYQIMIGFWGLNASISRYSKITDFLKIFFGVTVSSIVSYGLCYAFLPLFSIRFIILFILLSTFLILLPRITWQLIYSKRKKGSGDGEHRRTFLIGAGDGGALFMNSYQHPTSDLELVGILDNDEKKKGQKLGGISVLGSYDNLPELAKRHQIERVIVAIPSLDPSEYERILQMCNKLGIKCYKMPKVETVVQGLHQPGSGFQKIDITDLLGRQEIRLDESRLGAELTGKTILVTGAGGSIGSEICRQVSRFNPERVILLGHGENSIYLVYHELIRTFQGIDYVPVIADIQDYDRLLQVFEQYKPAIVYHAAAHKHVPMMERNPKEAFKNNILGTYNVAKAVDAAKVPKMVMISTDKAVNPPNVMGATKRVAELIVTGFNQRSKSTYCAVRFGNVLGSRGSVIPVFERQIAEGGPVTVTDFRMTRYFMTIPEASRLVIHAGAYAKDGEVFILDMGKPVKIYDLAKKMVLLSGHTESEIPIVEVGIRPGEKLYEELLVSTELVDNQVMDKIFVGKVNVMPLEAIDQKIEEFRSLSGDELKEAIISFANETTHAE, from the coding sequence ATGAATAAAAAACTAACAGATTATGTGATTGATCTGGTTGAAATTTTAAATAAACAGCAAAAGCAGGTGTTCTGGGGTGTATTTGATATTATTAGTATGGTGGTTTCCATCATCGTGTCTTACATTCTCTTTTATGGCTTGATTAACCCAGCGCCTGTGGACTATGTTATCTATACTGGTTTGGCTTTCCTCTTCTATCAAATCATGATTGGATTTTGGGGGCTCAATGCGAGTATTAGTCGCTATAGTAAAATCACAGATTTCTTAAAAATCTTTTTTGGCGTAACCGTCAGCAGCATTGTCTCTTACGGACTTTGCTACGCTTTTCTTCCTCTATTTTCTATCCGATTCATCATACTCTTTATCTTATTGAGTACCTTCCTGATCTTGCTTCCTCGTATCACTTGGCAATTGATTTACTCCAAACGCAAAAAAGGCAGTGGAGATGGAGAACACCGTCGTACCTTCTTGATTGGTGCTGGTGATGGTGGGGCCCTCTTTATGAACAGCTACCAACACCCAACTAGTGACCTCGAGTTGGTGGGAATTTTGGACAATGATGAAAAGAAAAAAGGGCAAAAACTAGGTGGAATTTCCGTTTTGGGTTCTTATGATAATCTGCCTGAATTGGCCAAACGCCACCAAATCGAGCGCGTCATCGTAGCGATTCCTTCGCTTGACCCATCAGAGTACGAACGCATCTTGCAGATGTGTAATAAACTCGGTATCAAATGTTACAAGATGCCCAAGGTTGAAACAGTTGTTCAGGGACTTCACCAACCAGGGAGCGGTTTCCAGAAAATTGATATCACAGACCTTTTGGGGCGTCAGGAAATCCGTCTCGACGAATCCCGTCTTGGTGCAGAGCTTACAGGCAAGACCATCTTGGTGACAGGAGCCGGCGGTTCGATTGGTTCAGAGATTTGTCGTCAGGTCAGTCGCTTCAATCCTGAACGCGTGATTTTGCTGGGGCATGGCGAAAATTCCATCTATCTCGTTTATCATGAATTGATCCGTACATTCCAAGGGATTGATTATGTTCCTGTTATTGCAGATATTCAGGACTATGACCGTCTTCTACAAGTGTTTGAACAGTACAAACCGGCCATCGTTTACCATGCTGCAGCCCACAAACATGTTCCGATGATGGAACGCAATCCAAAAGAAGCTTTCAAGAACAATATCCTCGGAACCTACAATGTTGCCAAGGCTGTTGATGCAGCCAAAGTACCTAAGATGGTCATGATTTCGACTGACAAGGCAGTCAATCCACCAAATGTTATGGGTGCGACTAAGCGCGTGGCAGAATTGATTGTCACTGGCTTTAACCAACGTAGTAAATCAACCTACTGTGCAGTCCGTTTTGGGAATGTTCTGGGTAGTCGTGGTAGTGTGATTCCTGTCTTTGAACGTCAGATTGCTGAAGGCGGTCCTGTAACGGTGACAGACTTCCGTATGACACGTTACTTTATGACCATTCCAGAGGCCAGTCGTCTGGTAATCCATGCTGGCGCTTATGCCAAGGACGGAGAAGTCTTTATCCTCGATATGGGTAAACCAGTTAAGATCTATGACTTGGCTAAGAAAATGGTCCTTCTAAGCGGGCACACAGAAAGTGAAATTCCAATCGTTGAGGTCGGTATCCGCCCAGGTGAAAAACTCTATGAGGAACTCTTGGTTTCGACCGAATTGGTTGATAACCAAGTTATGGACAAGATTTTCGTTGGTAAGGTAAACGTCATGCCGCTAGAAGCCATCGATCAAAAGATTGAAGAGTTCCGTTCACTCAGCGGAGATGAGCTCAAAGAAGCCATCATTTCCTTTGCAAATGAGACAACCCATGCTGAGTAA
- a CDS encoding glycosyltransferase, which produces MSEKQKISVLMSVYVKENPTFLRDAIKSIQNQTLKPSELVLVEDGPLTPELYQVLDEVEAQSEIPVKRCPLEQNQGLGLALRYGVLQCQYDIIARMDTDDIAVADRFEKQVQLMERENLDLLGGHIAEFIDNPDEIVSYRRVPTQHADIAAYQRMRSAFNHMTVMFKKDMVLKAGNYEDGLYMEDDLLWLNMIAAGAKTGNLDQILCQVRVGAGMFERRGGLRYLKLYRQARQRMLERGQISYMEYAKSIAIQAIVALCPGFVRQFIFVKLLRKNK; this is translated from the coding sequence GTGTCTGAAAAGCAAAAAATCAGCGTTTTGATGTCGGTCTATGTAAAGGAAAATCCGACGTTTTTAAGAGATGCTATCAAGAGTATTCAAAACCAGACCTTGAAACCAAGTGAGCTTGTTCTTGTTGAGGACGGGCCGCTCACGCCCGAACTCTATCAAGTGCTAGATGAAGTGGAAGCGCAGTCAGAGATTCCAGTTAAGCGTTGCCCCTTAGAGCAAAATCAAGGTTTAGGTTTGGCTCTTCGATACGGTGTTTTACAGTGTCAGTACGATATCATCGCTCGCATGGATACAGATGATATAGCGGTAGCTGACCGCTTTGAAAAACAAGTCCAACTAATGGAACGGGAAAATCTGGATCTCTTAGGTGGACATATTGCAGAATTTATTGACAACCCTGACGAGATTGTTTCTTACCGTCGTGTTCCTACTCAGCACGCAGACATTGCAGCTTACCAAAGAATGAGAAGTGCTTTTAACCACATGACAGTCATGTTCAAGAAGGATATGGTTCTCAAGGCAGGCAACTACGAAGATGGGCTTTATATGGAGGATGATCTCCTCTGGCTCAATATGATTGCCGCAGGTGCCAAGACTGGAAACCTCGATCAGATCTTGTGTCAGGTTCGTGTCGGTGCAGGGATGTTTGAACGTCGTGGTGGTTTGCGCTACCTCAAACTCTATCGTCAGGCTCGTCAGCGCATGCTTGAAAGAGGGCAAATTTCCTACATGGAATATGCGAAAAGCATTGCCATTCAGGCGATTGTGGCACTTTGTCCAGGTTTTGTACGTCAGTTTATTTTTGTGAAATTATTAAGAAAAAATAAATAG
- a CDS encoding CynX/NimT family MFS transporter: protein MKKQSLFFVLGIVLIGTVLRSPFTALPTILGDIAQGLGVEVSSLGILTSLPLLMFALFSAFASRLAQKIGLEHLFTYCLLLLTIGSVIRIFNLPLLYLGTLIIGASIAIFNVLLPSMIQANQPRKISFLTTLYVTAMGISTAIASYLSVPITQASSWKGLILVLSLLCLVTLLVWLPNHRHNHYLERQQEKQVKENILKSKDVWAIIIFGGLQSLLFYTSMTWLPTMAISAGLSNSDAALLASIFSLISIPFSMTIPSLTTRLSDGHRQIMLAIISIAGMIGIAMLLYPSDNFLYWLVAHLLIGTACSALFPYLMVCFSLKTSSPEKTAQLSGLAQTGGYILAAFGPTLFGYSFDLFQSWIPAVLALLAIDIILTISLFMVDRADKIL, encoded by the coding sequence ATGAAAAAACAATCACTCTTTTTTGTTCTAGGAATTGTCTTAATCGGGACTGTTTTACGTTCTCCTTTTACTGCTTTACCAACTATTTTAGGAGATATCGCTCAGGGACTAGGAGTTGAGGTTAGTTCTCTTGGGATTTTAACCAGTCTCCCTCTCTTGATGTTTGCTCTTTTCTCGGCTTTTGCAAGCCGCTTGGCACAAAAAATCGGACTAGAGCATCTCTTTACTTACTGTCTTCTCCTCTTAACTATTGGCTCTGTCATTCGTATCTTCAATCTTCCCCTTCTCTATCTAGGAACTCTGATTATCGGTGCGAGCATCGCCATTTTCAATGTACTCCTCCCAAGTATGATCCAGGCAAATCAACCTCGAAAAATTAGTTTCCTAACAACTCTCTATGTCACTGCCATGGGGATTTCAACGGCCATCGCTTCTTATCTTTCGGTCCCTATCACCCAAGCTAGTTCTTGGAAAGGCCTCATCCTCGTTCTCAGCCTTCTATGTCTGGTCACTCTGCTAGTCTGGTTGCCAAATCATCGCCACAACCACTATCTAGAAAGGCAGCAAGAAAAGCAAGTCAAAGAAAATATTCTAAAAAGTAAAGATGTCTGGGCTATCATTATCTTTGGCGGGCTTCAGTCCTTGCTCTTTTATACAAGTATGACCTGGTTGCCAACGATGGCTATTAGTGCTGGTCTTTCTAATAGCGATGCGGCTCTTCTAGCTTCTATCTTCTCGCTGATCAGCATTCCTTTTTCCATGACCATCCCAAGTCTAACAACTCGTTTGTCAGACGGTCACCGTCAAATCATGCTGGCAATTATCTCTATCGCTGGTATGATAGGAATTGCCATGCTCTTGTATCCAAGCGACAACTTCCTCTACTGGCTAGTCGCTCACCTCTTAATTGGGACGGCATGTAGCGCCCTCTTTCCTTATCTCATGGTCTGCTTCTCACTTAAGACCAGCTCGCCTGAAAAGACTGCGCAACTCTCAGGTCTGGCGCAAACAGGGGGTTACATCTTGGCGGCCTTTGGTCCTACCTTGTTTGGTTATAGCTTTGACCTTTTCCAATCTTGGATTCCAGCTGTCCTTGCCCTTCTAGCCATCGATATCATCTTGACTATCTCACTCTTTATGGTGGATCGGGCGGATAAGATCCTTTAA